A window of the Streptomyces finlayi genome harbors these coding sequences:
- the cobN gene encoding cobaltochelatase subunit CobN, with protein MILLLSTSDTDLLSARASEGPVSYRYANPSRLPLDSLPGLLDGADLVVVRLLGGVRAWQDGLDQLLATGRPVVVLTGEQAPDAQLMAASTVPIGIAAEAHAYLAHGGPANLAQLGRFLSDTVLLTGHGFDPPAPAPAWGPLERTARPLDGTAPTIAVLYYRAHHMSGNTAFIDDLCSAVEDAGARALPLYVASLRTPEPELIDELRAADAIVTTVLAAGGTRPAEASAGGDDESWDAGALTGLDVPILQALCLTGSRGDWEDNDEGVSPLDAASQIAVPEFDGRLITVPFSFKEIDEDGLPAYVADAERAARVAGIAVRHARLRHIPAAEKRIALVLSAYPTKHSRIGNAVGLDTPASAVALLRRLRVEGYDFGPEEEIPGLVSGDGDELIYALIEAGGHDQEWLTDEQLARNPVRIPAADYRRWFATLPAALREAVERHWGPAPGEMFVDRSANPEGDIVLAALRRGNLLILIQPPRGFGENPIAIYHDPDLPPSHHYLAAYRWIAASTDDNGFGADAMIHLGKHGNLEWLPGKNAGLSAACGPDAALGDLPLVYPFLVNDPGEGTQAKRRVHATLVDHLVPPMARADSYGDIARLEQLLDEHAQIAAMDPAKLPAIRAQIWTLIQAAKLDHDLGLEGRPEDEGFDEFIMHLDGWLCEIKDVQIRDGLHVLGGAPTGKERVNLVLAILRARQIWGGTSSLPGLREALGLDESAATRTAADEIEEQARALVQAMEDADWDPSAVAAVAAGRPQAVADILDFAAREVVPRLAATTDELTHTVHALNGGFVPAGPSGSPLRGLVNVLPTGRNFYSVDPKAVPSKLAWETGQALADSLLERYRADNGDWPTSVGLSLWGTSAMRTAGDDIAEAFALLGVRPLWDDASRRVTGLEAIPYEELGRPRIDVTLRISGFFRDAFPHTIGLLDDAVRLAASLDEPAEWNHVRAHTQADLAEHGDERRATTRIFGSRPGTYGAGLLQLIDSRDWRTDADLAEVYTVWGGYAYGRELDGRPARDEMETAYKRIEVAAKNTDTREHDIADSDDYFQYHGGMVATVRALKGTAPEAYIGDSTRPETVRTRTLVEETSRVFRARVVNPKWIEAMRRHGYKGAFELAATVDYLFGYDATTGVVADWMYDKLTETYVLDPTNREFLQQANPWALHGIAERLLEAESRGMWAKPDPAVLDALRKVFLETEGELEGEG; from the coding sequence ATGATTCTGCTTCTGTCGACGTCCGACACCGACCTGCTGAGCGCCCGCGCGTCGGAAGGCCCGGTCAGCTACCGCTACGCCAACCCTTCCCGGCTCCCGCTCGACAGCCTCCCCGGCCTCCTCGACGGCGCGGACCTCGTCGTCGTCCGGCTGCTCGGCGGCGTACGTGCCTGGCAGGACGGCCTCGATCAGCTGCTTGCCACCGGCCGCCCCGTCGTCGTGCTGACCGGCGAGCAGGCGCCCGACGCCCAGTTGATGGCCGCCTCCACCGTCCCCATCGGGATCGCCGCCGAGGCGCACGCCTACCTCGCGCACGGCGGCCCCGCCAACCTGGCGCAGCTCGGCAGGTTCCTGTCCGACACCGTGCTCCTCACCGGCCACGGCTTCGACCCGCCCGCGCCGGCCCCGGCCTGGGGCCCGCTGGAGCGGACGGCCCGCCCGCTCGACGGGACCGCGCCCACCATCGCGGTGCTCTACTACCGCGCCCACCACATGAGCGGGAACACCGCGTTCATCGACGACCTCTGCTCGGCCGTCGAGGACGCCGGGGCCCGCGCCCTGCCGTTGTACGTCGCCTCGCTCCGTACGCCCGAGCCCGAACTCATCGACGAACTCCGCGCCGCCGACGCCATCGTGACCACGGTCCTCGCGGCCGGCGGCACCCGGCCCGCCGAGGCGTCCGCCGGTGGCGACGACGAGTCCTGGGACGCGGGCGCGCTGACCGGGCTCGACGTACCGATCCTCCAGGCGCTGTGTCTGACCGGTTCGCGCGGCGACTGGGAGGACAACGACGAGGGCGTGTCCCCGCTGGACGCCGCGAGCCAGATCGCCGTGCCCGAGTTCGACGGCCGGCTGATCACCGTGCCGTTCTCCTTCAAGGAGATCGACGAGGACGGCCTGCCCGCGTACGTCGCCGACGCCGAACGCGCGGCCAGGGTCGCCGGAATCGCCGTACGGCACGCCCGGCTCCGCCACATCCCGGCCGCCGAGAAGCGGATCGCGCTCGTCCTCTCCGCGTACCCGACCAAGCACTCCCGCATCGGTAACGCGGTCGGCCTCGACACCCCCGCCAGCGCCGTCGCGCTGCTGCGCAGGCTCCGGGTGGAGGGGTACGACTTCGGCCCCGAGGAGGAGATCCCCGGCCTCGTCTCCGGCGACGGCGACGAGCTGATCTACGCCCTGATCGAGGCCGGCGGCCATGACCAGGAGTGGCTGACCGACGAGCAGCTGGCCCGCAACCCGGTCCGGATTCCGGCGGCCGACTACCGCCGCTGGTTCGCCACGCTCCCGGCCGCACTGCGCGAGGCCGTCGAGCGGCACTGGGGTCCGGCGCCCGGCGAGATGTTCGTGGACCGGTCCGCCAATCCCGAGGGCGACATCGTCCTCGCGGCTCTGCGCCGCGGCAACCTGCTCATCCTGATCCAGCCGCCCCGCGGCTTCGGCGAGAACCCGATCGCGATCTACCACGACCCCGATCTGCCGCCCTCGCACCACTATCTGGCCGCGTACCGCTGGATCGCCGCGTCCACCGATGACAACGGCTTCGGCGCCGACGCGATGATCCACCTCGGCAAGCACGGCAACCTGGAGTGGCTGCCCGGCAAGAACGCCGGACTCTCCGCCGCCTGCGGCCCGGACGCGGCCCTGGGCGATCTGCCGCTCGTCTACCCGTTCCTGGTGAACGACCCGGGCGAGGGCACCCAGGCCAAGCGCCGGGTCCACGCCACCCTGGTCGACCACCTCGTGCCGCCGATGGCCCGCGCCGACAGCTACGGCGACATCGCCCGGCTGGAACAACTCCTCGACGAGCACGCCCAGATCGCCGCGATGGACCCGGCGAAGCTCCCGGCGATCCGCGCCCAGATCTGGACGCTCATCCAGGCGGCGAAGCTCGACCACGACCTGGGGCTCGAAGGCCGGCCCGAGGACGAGGGCTTCGACGAGTTCATCATGCATCTCGACGGCTGGCTCTGTGAGATCAAGGACGTCCAGATCCGCGACGGACTGCACGTCCTGGGCGGCGCCCCGACCGGCAAGGAGCGCGTCAACCTGGTCCTGGCGATCCTGCGCGCCCGCCAGATCTGGGGCGGTACGTCGTCGCTGCCCGGACTCCGCGAGGCCCTCGGCCTCGACGAGTCGGCGGCCACCCGCACCGCCGCCGACGAGATCGAGGAGCAGGCCCGCGCCCTCGTCCAGGCGATGGAGGACGCGGACTGGGACCCGTCGGCGGTCGCCGCGGTGGCCGCCGGCCGCCCGCAGGCGGTAGCCGACATCCTGGACTTCGCCGCCCGTGAGGTCGTGCCGCGCCTCGCCGCGACGACCGACGAACTCACGCACACCGTCCACGCGCTGAACGGCGGCTTCGTGCCCGCCGGCCCCTCCGGTTCGCCGCTGCGCGGTCTGGTCAACGTCCTGCCGACCGGCCGCAACTTCTACTCGGTCGACCCGAAGGCCGTCCCCTCCAAGCTCGCCTGGGAGACCGGACAGGCACTCGCCGACTCGCTGCTGGAGCGCTACCGCGCCGACAACGGCGACTGGCCCACCTCGGTCGGCCTGTCGCTGTGGGGGACGAGCGCGATGCGTACGGCGGGCGACGACATCGCCGAGGCGTTCGCCCTGCTCGGGGTCCGCCCCCTGTGGGACGACGCCTCCCGCCGCGTCACGGGGCTGGAGGCCATCCCGTACGAGGAACTGGGCCGCCCGCGCATCGACGTCACGCTGCGCATCTCCGGCTTCTTCCGCGACGCGTTCCCGCACACCATCGGGCTGCTGGACGACGCGGTGCGGCTGGCCGCCTCGCTCGACGAGCCGGCCGAGTGGAACCACGTACGCGCGCACACCCAGGCCGACCTGGCCGAGCACGGCGACGAGCGCCGGGCCACCACCCGTATCTTCGGCTCCCGTCCCGGTACCTACGGCGCCGGTCTGCTCCAGCTCATCGACTCGCGCGACTGGCGCACGGACGCCGACCTCGCCGAGGTCTACACGGTGTGGGGCGGGTACGCGTACGGCCGCGAGCTGGACGGCCGCCCGGCGCGGGACGAGATGGAGACCGCGTACAAGCGCATCGAGGTCGCCGCGAAGAACACCGACACCCGTGAGCACGACATCGCGGACTCGGACGACTACTTCCAGTACCACGGCGGCATGGTCGCCACGGTCCGCGCGCTGAAGGGCACCGCCCCGGAGGCGTACATCGGGGACTCGACCCGCCCCGAGACCGTCCGCACGCGGACGCTGGTCGAGGAGACGTCACGCGTCTTCCGGGCCCGGGTGGTCAACCCCAAGTGGATCGAGGCGATGCGCCGCCACGGGTACAAGGGGGCCTTCGAGCTGGCCGCGACGGTCGACTACCTCTTCGGGTACGACGCGACGACGGGTGTGGTCGCTGACTGGATGTACGACAAGCTCACCGAGACGTACGTCCTGGACCCGACGAACCGGGAGTTCCTCCAGCAGGCCAACCCCTGGGCGCTGCACGGCATCGCGGAACGCCTCCTGGAAGCCGAGTCGCGCGGGATGTGGGCGAAGCCCGATCCGGCGGTGCTCGACGCCCTGCGCAAGGTCTTCCTGGAGACGGAAGGCGAGCTGGAGGGCGAGGGCTGA
- the cobG gene encoding precorrin-3B synthase, producing MLAAMSASALSPRSQGAACARSSGDACPGTLRLHRADDGALARVRIPGGVLTTAQAQALDEAARQLGDGDVHLTSRGNAQLRGLSPDCGPELAGLLAAAGLLPSERHERVRNIVASPLSGLDDRALPDIRPWLTGLDRLLCRSESATALSGRFLFALDDGRGDVDALGADVTLIAEGATAATALLRTGDCDTVLRIPDADAPRAALLAAEVFLDAARPSGAWRVKDLPDDIRAALPARVARQLTSTTPTAAPRPKRATPPPPGPVPAGHRPTVALAADVPLGRLAPVQWRLLTETARRCGGELRLTPWRGVVVPGAPPDRADDLLAALDAAGLITGPASPWAGVGACIGRPGCARSLADVRAEAAATVGPPGRPGQLPVHWSGCERRCGHPHGEWVDVVATPDGGHRITVVRDGAGPQDPVTVPPGTGALATAVATARDTTP from the coding sequence ATGCTCGCCGCCATGTCCGCATCCGCCCTTTCGCCCCGGTCCCAGGGCGCCGCCTGTGCCCGGAGCAGTGGTGACGCCTGCCCCGGCACACTGCGGCTGCACCGCGCGGACGACGGCGCCCTCGCCCGGGTCCGGATACCGGGCGGTGTCCTGACCACCGCTCAGGCGCAGGCCCTGGACGAAGCCGCCCGGCAGCTCGGAGACGGTGACGTACACCTCACTTCACGCGGCAACGCCCAGCTCCGCGGCCTCTCGCCGGACTGCGGCCCCGAGCTGGCCGGGCTGCTCGCCGCCGCCGGACTTCTGCCGTCCGAACGCCACGAACGGGTGCGGAACATCGTCGCCTCCCCCCTCTCCGGACTCGACGACCGCGCGCTGCCGGACATCCGCCCCTGGCTGACCGGGCTGGACCGGCTGCTGTGCCGGAGCGAGAGCGCGACCGCCCTCTCCGGCCGCTTCCTCTTCGCCCTCGACGACGGCCGCGGCGACGTGGACGCCCTCGGCGCCGACGTGACCCTGATCGCGGAAGGAGCGACCGCGGCGACCGCCCTGCTGCGCACCGGCGACTGCGACACCGTCCTGCGGATTCCGGACGCCGACGCACCGCGCGCCGCCCTCCTGGCCGCCGAAGTCTTCCTGGACGCCGCCCGGCCCTCCGGCGCCTGGCGCGTGAAGGACCTCCCCGACGACATCCGCGCCGCGCTCCCGGCCCGCGTCGCGCGGCAGCTCACGAGCACCACCCCCACCGCGGCGCCCCGCCCGAAACGGGCGACGCCGCCGCCCCCCGGTCCCGTACCCGCCGGTCACCGCCCCACCGTCGCGCTCGCCGCCGACGTACCCCTGGGCCGACTCGCCCCCGTCCAGTGGCGGCTGCTCACCGAGACCGCCCGCCGGTGCGGCGGCGAGCTCCGCCTCACTCCCTGGCGCGGCGTCGTCGTGCCCGGCGCACCCCCGGACCGTGCCGACGACCTGCTGGCCGCCCTGGACGCGGCCGGGCTCATCACCGGTCCCGCGTCCCCGTGGGCGGGCGTGGGCGCCTGCATCGGACGGCCTGGCTGCGCCAGGTCGCTGGCCGACGTACGGGCCGAGGCGGCTGCCACCGTAGGTCCGCCGGGACGGCCCGGACAGCTGCCCGTCCACTGGTCCGGCTGCGAACGCCGGTGCGGCCACCCGCACGGTGAGTGGGTCGACGTGGTCGCCACTCCCGACGGCGGCCACCGGATCACCGTCGTACGCGACGGCGCCGGCCCGCAGGACCCGGTGACGGTCCCGCCCGGCACGGGCGCGCTCGCCACCGCGGTGGCGACGGCACGCGACACCACCCCATGA
- a CDS encoding precorrin-8X methylmutase produces MHQYEKDGPAIYRQSFATIRAEADLAGLPADVSQVAVRMIHACGMVDLVRDIAFSPDAVAHARAALRSGAPILCDVAMLASGVTRRRLPADNEVICTLSDPSVPDLAAKMGTTRSAAALELWRDRMEGAVVAVGNAPTALFRLLEMIEEGAPRPAAVIGMPVGFIGAAESKDALAAHPSGLEHVIVRGRRGGSAIAAAALNAIASEEE; encoded by the coding sequence GTGCACCAGTACGAGAAGGACGGACCGGCGATCTACCGCCAGTCCTTCGCCACCATCCGCGCGGAGGCGGATCTGGCCGGGCTGCCCGCCGATGTCAGCCAGGTCGCCGTCCGTATGATCCACGCCTGCGGCATGGTCGACCTCGTGCGCGACATCGCCTTCTCCCCGGACGCCGTCGCGCACGCCCGCGCCGCGCTGCGGTCCGGCGCACCGATCCTCTGCGACGTGGCCATGCTCGCGAGCGGCGTCACCCGCAGGCGTCTGCCCGCGGACAACGAAGTGATCTGCACCCTGTCCGACCCCTCCGTGCCGGACCTCGCCGCGAAGATGGGCACCACCCGCAGCGCCGCCGCCCTCGAACTGTGGCGGGACCGCATGGAAGGCGCCGTCGTCGCCGTCGGCAACGCGCCCACCGCGCTCTTCCGGCTGCTGGAGATGATCGAGGAGGGCGCCCCGCGCCCCGCCGCCGTCATAGGCATGCCGGTCGGCTTCATCGGAGCCGCCGAGTCCAAGGACGCCCTGGCCGCCCACCCGTCCGGCCTGGAACACGTGATCGTGCGCGGCCGTCGCGGCGGCAGCGCCATCGCCGCGGCAGCCCTCAACGCGATCGCCAGCGAGGAGGAGTGA
- a CDS encoding precorrin-2 C(20)-methyltransferase, translated as MRTQQETTEGSRTATGRLYGVGLGPGDPSLMTLRAVQVIAEAGVVAYHSARHGRSIARSIAAEHLRADHIEEALVYPVTTETTDHPGGYRGALEEFYTEAAARLAVHLDAGRTVAVLAEGDPLFYGSYMHMHKRLADRYATEVIPGVTSVSAAAARLGTPLVEGEEVLTILPGTLPEEELTARLAGTDCAVVMKLGRTFPAVRRAFEASGRLPEARYVERATMAGERTGDLADTDPGSVPYFAVAVLPSRIDAPRPQRAPGSGEVVVVGTGPAGPLWLTPETRGALAAADDVVGYTTYLDRVPVRPGQSRHGSDNKVESERAEFALDLAGRGRRVAVVSGGDPGVFAMATAVLEVASQDVYKDIAVRVLPGVTAANAAAARAGAPLGHDYATISLSDRLKPWEVIAERLRAAASADLVMALYNPGSRTRTWQVGKARDLLLEHRSPDTPVVLGRDVGGPTESVRTVRLADLDPEEVDMRTILIVGSSQTRWVRRGDGQEIVWTPRRYPEA; from the coding sequence GTGCGTACCCAGCAGGAGACCACCGAAGGCTCACGGACGGCCACCGGCCGGCTGTACGGCGTGGGCCTGGGCCCCGGCGACCCGTCCCTGATGACGCTCCGGGCCGTCCAGGTCATCGCCGAAGCCGGCGTCGTGGCCTACCACAGCGCCCGGCACGGCCGCTCCATCGCCCGTTCCATCGCGGCCGAGCACCTCCGTGCCGACCACATCGAAGAGGCGCTGGTCTACCCCGTCACCACGGAGACCACCGACCACCCGGGCGGCTACCGGGGCGCGTTGGAGGAGTTCTACACGGAGGCTGCGGCCCGCCTCGCGGTGCACCTCGACGCCGGGCGCACCGTAGCCGTGCTCGCCGAGGGCGACCCGCTGTTCTACGGCTCGTACATGCACATGCACAAGCGGCTCGCGGACCGTTACGCCACCGAGGTCATCCCCGGTGTCACCTCGGTCAGCGCCGCCGCGGCCCGCCTCGGCACCCCGCTCGTGGAAGGGGAGGAGGTGTTGACGATCCTGCCGGGCACGCTGCCCGAGGAGGAGCTGACGGCACGTCTGGCGGGCACGGACTGCGCGGTGGTGATGAAGCTGGGCCGTACGTTCCCGGCTGTGCGGCGCGCCTTCGAGGCGTCCGGGCGGCTGCCCGAGGCGCGGTATGTCGAGCGGGCGACGATGGCCGGGGAGCGCACCGGCGACCTCGCGGACACGGACCCCGGCTCGGTGCCGTACTTCGCGGTGGCCGTGCTGCCCAGCCGTATCGACGCACCCCGCCCGCAACGCGCTCCGGGCTCCGGCGAGGTCGTCGTGGTCGGCACCGGCCCTGCCGGACCGCTCTGGCTGACGCCCGAGACACGCGGCGCGCTGGCCGCCGCCGACGACGTGGTCGGCTACACGACCTATCTGGACCGGGTGCCGGTCAGGCCCGGGCAGTCGCGCCACGGCTCCGACAACAAGGTCGAGTCTGAGCGCGCCGAGTTCGCCCTCGACCTGGCCGGGCGCGGCCGGCGCGTGGCCGTGGTGTCGGGCGGCGACCCGGGCGTCTTCGCGATGGCGACGGCGGTGCTGGAGGTGGCGTCGCAGGACGTGTACAAGGACATCGCGGTACGGGTGCTGCCGGGCGTGACCGCGGCCAACGCCGCCGCCGCCCGCGCGGGCGCACCGCTCGGCCACGACTACGCGACGATCTCGCTGTCCGACCGCCTCAAGCCGTGGGAGGTCATCGCCGAGCGGCTGCGCGCGGCGGCGTCGGCCGACCTGGTCATGGCGCTCTACAACCCCGGTTCCCGCACCCGTACCTGGCAGGTCGGCAAGGCCCGCGATCTGCTGCTGGAACACCGCTCCCCCGACACCCCCGTGGTGCTGGGCCGCGATGTCGGCGGGCCGACGGAGAGCGTGCGCACGGTACGGCTGGCCGATCTCGACCCGGAAGAGGTCGACATGCGGACGATCCTCATCGTCGGGTCCTCGCAGACCCGGTGGGTACGGCGGGGCGACGGCCAGGAAATCGTCTGGACCCCGAGGCGCTACCCGGAGGCCTAG
- a CDS encoding cobalt-precorrin-6A reductase, which yields MRLHVLVLGGTTEARRLAGALVDTLPAGARVTSSLAGRVARPALPPGEVRIGGFGGAGGLAEWLRAHRVDALIDATHPFAGTISFNAAEAAATAHVPLLALRRPGWVPVEGDRWHPAGSLSAAAALLPALGTRVFLTTGRMGLAAFAGLDGMWFLMRSVDAPDGPCPARMEVLLDRGPFSLEGERDLLRRHRVDVLVTKDSGGAATAPKLTAAREAGIPVVVVGRPPVPEGVPVAGTPEQAVAWLRETVPYEGP from the coding sequence ATGCGTCTGCATGTACTCGTGCTCGGCGGCACGACGGAAGCCCGGCGGCTCGCCGGGGCACTGGTGGACACCCTGCCGGCCGGGGCGCGGGTGACCAGTTCGCTCGCGGGCCGCGTGGCCCGTCCCGCGCTCCCGCCCGGCGAGGTGCGGATCGGGGGCTTCGGCGGGGCCGGGGGGCTGGCCGAGTGGCTGCGGGCGCACCGGGTGGATGCCCTCATCGACGCCACCCATCCTTTCGCCGGGACGATCAGTTTCAACGCGGCCGAGGCCGCCGCCACTGCCCATGTTCCCCTGTTGGCGCTCCGCCGCCCAGGCTGGGTGCCCGTCGAGGGCGACCGATGGCACCCTGCGGGCTCCCTGTCCGCTGCCGCCGCCCTGCTGCCCGCGCTGGGCACACGCGTCTTCCTCACGACGGGCCGGATGGGGCTGGCGGCCTTCGCGGGGCTGGACGGGATGTGGTTCCTGATGCGTTCGGTCGACGCCCCGGACGGGCCGTGTCCCGCGCGGATGGAGGTCCTGCTCGACCGGGGCCCGTTCAGCCTCGAAGGGGAGCGGGACCTGCTTCGCCGCCACCGCGTCGACGTCCTCGTCACCAAGGACAGCGGGGGCGCCGCGACCGCCCCCAAACTCACCGCCGCCCGGGAGGCCGGGATTCCGGTGGTCGTGGTCGGCCGGCCACCGGTCCCCGAAGGGGTCCCGGTGGCCGGTACGCCCGAGCAGGCCGTGGCCTGGCTGCGGGAGACGGTGCCGTACGAAGGTCCCTAG
- a CDS encoding cobalt-precorrin-5B (C(1))-methyltransferase: MSSEAKGGRSAQLKHTGLRPGWTTGACATAAATAAYTALLSGDFPDPVTITLPRGQTPSFALAVEELSEGQAMAGVVKDAGDDPDVTHRALVRATVRRSAPGSGVVFRAGPGVGTITLPGLPLDVGEPAVNPVPRQMMREHMARVAAEHGGSGDVEITLSVDHGEEIARSTWNPRLGILGGLSILGTTGVVVPYSCSAWIDSIRRGVDVARAAGQRHVAGCTGSTSEKTVVAEYGLPEIALLDMGDFAGAVLKYVRRHPVDRLTVCGGFAKLSKLAAGHLDLHSARSQVDKPLLAELARTGGADEALAARIATANTGLEALQLCAAAGVPLGDLVAVAARDQALSVLRGAPVAVDVICIDRAGLVVGRSAVR, translated from the coding sequence ATGAGCAGTGAGGCGAAGGGCGGGCGCAGCGCCCAACTCAAACACACCGGTCTGCGGCCCGGGTGGACGACCGGCGCCTGCGCGACCGCCGCGGCCACGGCCGCGTACACGGCGCTGCTGAGCGGCGACTTCCCCGATCCGGTGACGATCACACTGCCCCGTGGCCAGACGCCGTCCTTCGCCCTGGCGGTGGAGGAGCTGTCAGAGGGCCAGGCGATGGCCGGGGTGGTCAAGGACGCGGGCGACGACCCGGACGTGACGCACAGGGCGCTGGTACGGGCGACCGTGCGCCGCTCCGCACCGGGCTCGGGGGTGGTGTTCCGGGCGGGCCCCGGCGTGGGCACGATCACCCTGCCCGGGCTGCCGCTCGACGTCGGGGAGCCGGCCGTCAACCCCGTACCCCGGCAGATGATGCGGGAGCACATGGCGCGGGTGGCCGCGGAGCACGGCGGCTCGGGCGACGTGGAGATCACCCTCTCCGTCGACCACGGCGAGGAGATCGCCCGCTCCACCTGGAATCCGCGCCTCGGCATCCTGGGGGGCCTGTCGATCCTCGGTACGACAGGGGTCGTCGTGCCGTACTCCTGCTCGGCCTGGATCGACTCGATCCGCCGCGGGGTGGACGTGGCCCGGGCCGCCGGGCAACGGCATGTGGCGGGGTGCACGGGCTCGACGTCGGAGAAGACGGTGGTGGCCGAGTACGGGCTGCCGGAGATCGCCCTGCTGGACATGGGCGACTTCGCGGGCGCCGTACTGAAGTACGTACGCCGGCACCCGGTGGACCGGCTGACGGTGTGCGGCGGCTTCGCGAAGCTGTCGAAGCTGGCGGCGGGACACCTGGACCTGCACTCGGCGCGCTCCCAGGTCGACAAGCCGTTGCTGGCGGAACTGGCGCGCACGGGGGGCGCGGACGAGGCACTCGCGGCCCGGATCGCGACGGCCAACACGGGTCTGGAAGCGCTCCAGTTGTGCGCGGCGGCGGGCGTCCCGCTCGGCGACCTGGTGGCGGTGGCGGCACGCGACCAGGCACTGTCGGTGTTGCGCGGGGCGCCGGTGGCGGTGGACGTGATCTGCATCGACCGTGCGGGGCTGGTGGTGGGACGGAGCGCCGTGCGGTGA